A genomic segment from Sorangium aterium encodes:
- a CDS encoding serine/threonine-protein kinase — MIAEPASTLTHLAGQWLGPFQLIQLLGIGAMGAVYLARDSVLQRDVAVKLIAKGSADTDPERRDRFLREARAAARLLHPNVVQIFQVGEDEDVRYIAMEYVHGLTMAQAAKQHGGRLPEQFGIEKMREAAAALELAASFGISHRDVKPANLLLNASGTLKIADFGLASHPESGPLGSSSARTLEGTPFYMSPEQWTGQDIAPPSDIYSLGCTFYHLLVGRTPFSARDLAGCFQAHCHAPVPDPKLAMPDIDPLLAELLRRCMAKRPQERPSAGHIVAFLEDMLMLRRSSVRPREMSEPKSALLGAPMDLADTRISELPEPPRGPLATPTGTILVSSSTAVGHFTGQYSYRDHFGLTGYPFSDIRQPSFFWDAGPYAWILRTLASQIVAGQRPAILVGEPGSGRTFVCEMIKNKVPRIHVFSIEPQLLFGTRPLVSLCRQVGATAITPTLSQQFLVDAFLGQALLRAGSDAIAVLVVDGVDPEDHDLLMELHDILRCAPAGKLSMILVGSPDLPATLASNGVPRELYSGAQSLLLPGMTQQEMIEYIDFRMRSVGGSRRGLQLDLASQQLLHARSGGSPKLINIYCHNALTIAALQGETDVSLSSIRLGMKSKSYLTAEAATNLIRG, encoded by the coding sequence ATGATCGCGGAGCCTGCGAGTACGCTGACCCACCTGGCGGGACAGTGGCTGGGACCATTCCAGCTGATCCAGCTGCTCGGCATCGGCGCGATGGGCGCCGTGTACCTGGCCAGGGACAGCGTGCTCCAGCGCGACGTCGCGGTGAAGCTGATCGCGAAGGGGAGCGCGGACACCGATCCCGAGCGGCGCGACCGCTTCCTGCGCGAAGCGCGCGCCGCGGCGCGCCTCCTTCACCCGAACGTGGTGCAGATCTTCCAGGTCGGCGAGGACGAGGACGTCCGCTACATCGCCATGGAGTACGTCCACGGCCTCACCATGGCGCAGGCGGCCAAGCAGCACGGCGGCCGCCTGCCGGAGCAGTTCGGGATCGAGAAGATGCGCGAGGCCGCGGCGGCGCTCGAGCTCGCGGCGTCGTTCGGCATCTCCCACCGCGACGTCAAGCCCGCCAACCTCCTCCTCAATGCGTCGGGGACGCTCAAGATCGCCGACTTCGGCCTGGCGTCCCATCCGGAGAGCGGCCCGCTGGGAAGCAGCTCCGCCCGCACGCTGGAGGGCACGCCGTTCTACATGAGCCCGGAGCAATGGACCGGGCAGGACATCGCGCCTCCGTCGGACATCTACAGCCTCGGCTGCACGTTCTACCACCTGCTCGTGGGCAGGACGCCCTTCTCGGCGCGGGATCTCGCTGGTTGCTTCCAGGCGCACTGCCACGCGCCCGTCCCGGATCCGAAGCTGGCGATGCCGGACATCGATCCGCTCCTCGCGGAGCTCTTGCGCCGCTGCATGGCGAAGCGGCCGCAGGAGCGGCCGTCGGCCGGGCACATCGTGGCGTTCCTCGAGGACATGCTGATGCTCCGGCGCAGCAGCGTCAGGCCGCGAGAGATGTCGGAGCCGAAGAGCGCGCTGCTCGGCGCCCCCATGGATCTCGCCGATACGAGGATCAGCGAGCTCCCTGAACCACCGAGGGGCCCGCTCGCCACGCCGACGGGCACGATCCTGGTGAGCAGCTCGACCGCCGTCGGGCATTTCACCGGTCAGTACAGCTACCGGGATCATTTCGGGCTGACCGGCTATCCGTTCAGCGACATCCGGCAGCCGAGCTTCTTCTGGGACGCAGGCCCTTACGCCTGGATCCTGAGGACGCTGGCGTCGCAGATCGTCGCCGGGCAGCGCCCGGCGATCCTCGTGGGCGAGCCGGGGAGCGGCCGGACCTTCGTCTGTGAGATGATCAAGAACAAGGTCCCGCGGATCCATGTCTTCTCGATCGAGCCGCAGCTGCTCTTCGGGACGCGGCCGCTCGTGTCGCTGTGCAGGCAGGTGGGGGCGACGGCCATCACACCGACGCTGAGCCAGCAGTTCCTCGTCGACGCGTTCCTCGGGCAAGCGCTCCTCCGCGCCGGGTCGGACGCGATCGCCGTCCTGGTCGTCGACGGCGTCGATCCGGAGGACCACGATCTCCTGATGGAGCTCCATGACATCCTGCGCTGTGCCCCGGCGGGCAAGCTCTCGATGATCCTGGTGGGCTCCCCCGATCTCCCCGCGACCCTCGCCTCCAACGGCGTGCCGCGCGAGCTCTACTCAGGCGCTCAGTCGCTCCTCTTGCCCGGCATGACGCAGCAGGAGATGATCGAATACATCGATTTCCGGATGCGTTCGGTCGGAGGGAGCCGGCGGGGGCTCCAGCTGGACCTCGCGTCGCAGCAGCTGCTGCACGCGCGGAGCGGCGGCAGCCCGAAGCTCATCAACATCTACTGCCACAACGCGCTGACGATCGCCGCGCTCCAGGGCGAGACCGACGTGAGCCTGTCGTCCATCCGCCTGGGAATGAAGAGCAAGAGCTATCTCACCGCCGAGGCGGCCACGAACCTGATCCGGGGCTGA
- a CDS encoding MFS transporter, giving the protein MATAPAALKPSSPFAAFTSRDFCVYAAARLLATVAYQMQSVAVGYQIYDLTRDPLALGYVGLAQFLPVAGLSLASGHAADRFDRRRILVLCYLTSALAALALFFLARSPSPSLPAIYGVLVLLGTVRAFQGPAGSALLPTLVPTEHFQNAVTWQSTLWQVGAIGGPSLGGLLYALWKAPAPVYLSASLALAAACAGPLAVRAPAGRLERKPPSLATALAGLRYVYRKKVLLASISLDFVAVFLGGAVALLPIYATDVLGVGPQGFGFLRAAPAVGAGLMAVVLAFRPIARRAGSKMLLCVGLFGVAAVVFGLSRSFLLSLVALTVMGAADMVSVVVRMTLEQLATPPEMRGRVSAVNMVFVGASNELGELESGTLARLIGTVPTVVFGGLGTIAVVLLWAWLFPELRAVDRLEDTRATSEEDAPEKA; this is encoded by the coding sequence ATGGCCACCGCCCCCGCCGCCCTGAAGCCGTCGTCGCCCTTCGCCGCCTTCACGTCGCGCGATTTTTGCGTTTACGCGGCGGCCCGCCTGCTGGCCACGGTGGCGTACCAGATGCAATCGGTCGCCGTGGGGTATCAGATCTACGACCTCACGCGAGATCCGCTGGCGCTCGGTTATGTGGGGCTCGCCCAGTTCCTCCCTGTTGCGGGGCTGTCCCTCGCGTCCGGGCACGCGGCGGATCGCTTCGATCGGCGGCGGATCCTCGTCCTTTGCTACCTCACCTCGGCGCTCGCGGCGCTCGCGCTCTTCTTCCTCGCGCGCTCGCCGAGCCCGAGCTTGCCGGCCATCTATGGGGTCCTCGTGCTCCTCGGCACGGTGCGCGCCTTCCAGGGGCCGGCCGGCTCGGCGCTCCTGCCCACGCTCGTGCCGACGGAGCACTTCCAGAACGCGGTGACGTGGCAATCGACGCTCTGGCAGGTCGGCGCCATCGGCGGGCCGAGCCTGGGCGGGCTGCTCTACGCGCTCTGGAAGGCGCCTGCGCCGGTGTACCTGAGCGCGAGCCTCGCGCTCGCCGCGGCGTGCGCCGGGCCCCTGGCCGTGCGGGCGCCCGCCGGCCGCCTGGAGAGGAAGCCGCCGTCGCTCGCCACGGCGCTCGCCGGGCTGCGCTACGTCTACCGGAAGAAGGTCCTCCTCGCGTCGATCTCGCTCGACTTCGTGGCCGTCTTCCTGGGCGGCGCGGTCGCGCTCCTGCCCATCTACGCGACCGACGTGCTCGGGGTCGGCCCGCAGGGGTTCGGCTTCCTGCGCGCCGCGCCGGCCGTGGGGGCCGGGCTCATGGCCGTGGTCCTCGCCTTCCGGCCCATCGCGCGGCGCGCCGGGTCGAAGATGCTCCTCTGCGTCGGGCTCTTCGGGGTCGCCGCGGTCGTGTTCGGCCTGTCGCGGAGCTTCCTCCTCTCGCTCGTCGCGCTCACCGTGATGGGCGCCGCCGACATGGTGAGCGTCGTCGTGCGGATGACCCTGGAGCAGCTCGCCACCCCGCCCGAGATGCGCGGCCGCGTGAGCGCGGTCAACATGGTGTTCGTCGGCGCCTCGAACGAGCTCGGAGAGCTCGAGTCGGGCACCCTCGCGAGGCTCATCGGGACCGTGCCCACCGTGGTGTTCGGCGGCCTCGGGACGATCGCGGTCGTGCTGCTCTGGGCATGGCTGTTCCCCGAGCTGCGCGCGGTCGACCGGCTCGAAGACACGCGCGCGACCTCCGAAGAAGACGCCCCCGAGAAGGCCTGA
- a CDS encoding glutamate--tRNA ligase, producing the protein MDKQAPNETTLPVTVREPGPGEDRDELVRLLFGDAAASARRPEEYEARYPRRALPKGAMVTRYAPSPTGFMHIGGIFVSLINKRLSLQSEGVFYLRLEDTDVKRAIPGALDTIVDSLARFDLSPQEGVLRAPAKDGGASSRGEFVQQGSYGPYIQTERVEIYRDYAIDLIRRGFAYPCFCTVEELDAIRQEQMALTVKPGVHGRWAKWRDAPLARVKEALAGGTPFVLRLRAPDDVSGRVEWKDGVKGVISMPVNDLDTILLKSDGIPTYHFAHAIDDHLMRTTHVIRGDEWISSMPLHLQLFRTLGFRPVEYAHVPPIQKLDRAEEVDPETGETKVSDARRKLSKRKDPEANIAYYREIGVPETGTIEYLLNIANSAFEDWRKANPDKPYSAFPLKLNKLAPGGALSDMVKLKSVSQAVVSRMSAEDVYAQGLDWAREYDKELAALMERDPEYTKRALGIERGGKKSNKRITTWPDLRPQLFFFYDELYGGVDAFDFPENVPEADRWAVLKQMLHVFDPADSKEAWFEKVRSIGVALGYAGEVKQYKASPESWKGHVGDVSMVVRVAVCGTRNSPDLTEVMAVLGEPRVRARIERFARLL; encoded by the coding sequence ATGGACAAGCAGGCCCCGAACGAGACGACGCTTCCCGTCACCGTCCGCGAACCGGGCCCCGGAGAGGACCGCGACGAGCTCGTGCGCCTCCTCTTCGGCGACGCCGCGGCGTCGGCCAGGCGGCCCGAGGAGTACGAGGCGCGCTATCCCCGGCGCGCGCTGCCCAAAGGCGCGATGGTCACCCGCTACGCGCCGAGCCCGACCGGGTTCATGCACATTGGCGGCATCTTCGTGTCGCTCATCAACAAGCGGCTGTCGCTCCAGAGCGAGGGCGTCTTCTACCTCCGCCTCGAGGACACCGACGTGAAGCGCGCCATCCCCGGCGCGCTCGACACCATCGTCGACTCCCTCGCGCGCTTCGATCTCTCGCCTCAAGAGGGCGTGCTCCGCGCGCCGGCGAAGGACGGAGGCGCGTCGTCGCGAGGCGAGTTCGTGCAGCAGGGCAGCTACGGCCCCTATATCCAGACGGAGCGTGTCGAGATCTACCGGGATTACGCGATCGACCTCATCCGCCGCGGCTTCGCCTACCCCTGCTTCTGCACGGTCGAGGAGCTCGACGCCATCCGGCAGGAGCAGATGGCCCTCACGGTGAAGCCCGGGGTCCACGGCCGGTGGGCGAAATGGCGCGACGCGCCGCTCGCCCGGGTGAAGGAGGCGCTCGCGGGCGGCACCCCGTTCGTGCTCCGGCTGCGCGCCCCGGACGACGTCTCCGGCCGCGTCGAGTGGAAGGACGGCGTGAAGGGCGTCATCTCGATGCCCGTCAACGATCTCGACACCATCCTCCTCAAGTCGGACGGCATCCCGACCTACCACTTCGCCCACGCGATCGACGATCACCTGATGCGCACGACGCACGTGATCCGAGGCGACGAGTGGATCTCGTCGATGCCGCTCCACCTGCAGCTCTTCCGCACGCTCGGCTTCAGGCCGGTCGAGTACGCCCACGTCCCGCCCATCCAGAAGCTCGATCGCGCGGAGGAGGTCGACCCGGAGACGGGCGAGACGAAGGTCTCGGACGCGCGGCGCAAGCTGAGCAAGCGCAAGGATCCCGAGGCGAACATCGCCTATTACCGGGAGATCGGCGTGCCGGAGACGGGCACCATCGAGTACCTGCTCAACATCGCCAACTCCGCGTTCGAGGACTGGCGCAAGGCGAACCCCGACAAGCCCTATTCCGCCTTCCCCCTCAAGCTCAACAAGCTCGCCCCCGGCGGCGCGCTGAGCGACATGGTGAAGCTGAAGAGCGTGAGCCAGGCGGTCGTGAGCCGCATGAGCGCCGAGGACGTCTATGCCCAGGGCCTCGACTGGGCCAGGGAATACGACAAGGAGCTCGCCGCGCTGATGGAGCGAGATCCGGAGTACACGAAGCGCGCGCTCGGCATCGAGCGCGGCGGCAAGAAGTCGAACAAGCGCATCACCACCTGGCCCGACCTGCGGCCCCAGCTCTTCTTCTTCTACGACGAGCTCTACGGCGGCGTCGACGCGTTCGATTTCCCCGAGAACGTCCCGGAGGCAGATCGCTGGGCGGTGCTGAAGCAGATGCTCCATGTCTTCGATCCCGCCGACTCGAAGGAGGCGTGGTTCGAGAAGGTCCGGAGCATCGGGGTAGCGCTGGGCTACGCTGGCGAGGTGAAGCAGTACAAGGCCTCTCCCGAGTCGTGGAAGGGCCATGTCGGCGACGTCTCGATGGTGGTCCGGGTCGCGGTCTGCGGGACCCGGAACAGCCCTGATCTGACCGAGGTCATGGCGGTGCTGGGCGAGCCGCGCGTGCGGGCGCGCATCGAGCGCTTCGCGCGCTTGCTCTGA
- a CDS encoding glutamate--tRNA ligase family protein, translated as MSEVCRFAPSTTGPAHLGTLAAALLCWLDARSRSARLVLRLEDLDPDRCRPEFARAIEDDLAWLGLDFDERVEQHARRAHHEAAMDRLEALGALYPCSTTREEVRAIGRRAPDGGFAYDNRARGRALPPGGWRASVEPIRARLPDGVFRPLDEGGLDLSQEPALAMGDPVVRRRDGAFSYQLAVVVDDGAAGVTRVVRGRDIAPSTATQAALLALLGLPAPVYRHHLLLLEERGGKLAKTHGAARGAALARSAPALTGALACCVGLRDRPDPCTPTELLREFDWSRVATEDRVVSLRDGSLTLTASGP; from the coding sequence ATGAGCGAGGTGTGCCGGTTCGCCCCGTCGACCACCGGGCCCGCCCACCTCGGCACGCTCGCCGCGGCGCTGCTCTGCTGGCTGGACGCGCGGTCGCGGAGCGCGCGGCTGGTCCTCCGGCTGGAGGACCTCGATCCCGACCGCTGCCGGCCCGAGTTCGCGCGCGCCATCGAGGACGATCTCGCGTGGCTCGGGCTCGATTTCGACGAGCGCGTCGAGCAGCACGCGCGGAGGGCGCACCACGAGGCGGCGATGGACCGGCTCGAGGCGCTCGGCGCGCTGTACCCCTGCTCCACGACGCGCGAGGAGGTACGCGCGATCGGCCGGCGCGCCCCGGACGGCGGCTTCGCCTACGACAACCGCGCGCGCGGCCGCGCGCTGCCGCCCGGCGGGTGGCGCGCGAGCGTGGAGCCGATCCGGGCGCGGCTGCCGGACGGCGTGTTCCGGCCCCTGGACGAGGGGGGGCTCGACCTGTCGCAGGAGCCCGCGCTCGCGATGGGCGATCCCGTGGTTCGCCGGCGCGACGGCGCCTTCTCCTACCAGCTGGCGGTGGTGGTCGACGACGGCGCGGCGGGCGTCACGCGCGTCGTCCGGGGGCGCGACATCGCGCCGAGCACCGCGACGCAGGCGGCGCTCCTGGCGCTGCTCGGGCTGCCAGCGCCTGTCTACCGGCACCACCTGCTCCTCCTGGAGGAGCGCGGCGGCAAGCTGGCGAAGACGCACGGCGCGGCGCGCGGGGCGGCGCTCGCCCGGAGCGCGCCCGCGCTCACCGGAGCGCTCGCGTGCTGCGTCGGCCTGCGGGATCGCCCCGATCCGTGCACGCCGACGGAGCTGCTCCGGGAGTTCGACTGGTCGCGCGTCGCGACCGAAGACCGCGTGGTGAGCCTCCGCGACGGGTCGCTCACGCTGACGGCGAGCGGCCCCTGA